One segment of Micromonospora parathelypteridis DNA contains the following:
- a CDS encoding HTH domain-containing protein → MSQATELAAAAGSTDPRVGLRAVRALRRLLERLEVVQVDNARRQGWSWQEIADALEVSRQAVHKKHSGRPAVNSSWEA, encoded by the coding sequence ATGAGTCAAGCGACGGAACTCGCGGCGGCAGCCGGCAGCACCGACCCCCGGGTCGGGCTGCGCGCCGTCCGCGCGCTGCGCCGGCTGCTCGAGCGGCTCGAGGTGGTCCAGGTGGACAACGCCCGTCGACAGGGCTGGTCCTGGCAGGAGATCGCCGACGCGCTCGAGGTCAGCCGGCAGGCGGTGCACAAGAAGCACTCTGGGCGACCGGCGGTCAATTCATCCTGGGAGGCGTGA
- a CDS encoding Clp protease N-terminal domain-containing protein → MFERFTDRARGVVRRALEEARAEGQRPVGTEHLLLALLADDAGLASRVLADAGVRADDLRERVRRHTASGGAGLGDADAAALREIGIDLAAIVARIEQSFGPDALREAVPAPRRRWGRKRYLGGPFSPRSKKALELSLREALRLHHRHIGTEHILLGVLREGNGLGALVLTESGVDLDDLRRRVEVALRAAA, encoded by the coding sequence ATGTTCGAACGGTTCACCGACCGGGCGCGCGGCGTGGTGCGACGGGCGCTGGAGGAGGCTCGGGCCGAGGGCCAACGGCCGGTCGGCACCGAGCACCTGCTGCTCGCCCTGCTCGCCGACGACGCAGGCCTGGCCAGCCGGGTGCTCGCCGACGCCGGCGTACGCGCCGACGACCTGCGCGAGCGCGTCCGCCGACACACCGCCAGCGGTGGCGCCGGCCTCGGCGACGCGGACGCGGCAGCCCTGCGGGAGATCGGCATCGACCTGGCCGCGATCGTGGCCCGCATCGAGCAGTCCTTCGGTCCTGACGCACTGCGCGAGGCCGTGCCGGCGCCGCGTCGCCGCTGGGGGCGTAAGCGGTACCTCGGCGGCCCGTTCTCGCCCCGGTCCAAGAAGGCGCTGGAGTTGTCCCTGCGGGAGGCGCTGCGCCTGCACCACCGCCACATCGGCACCGAGCACATCCTGCTCGGGGTGCTTCGGGAGGGGAACGGGCTGGGCGCGTTGGTGCTCACCGAATCCGGGGTCGACCTCGACGATCTGCGCCGACGGGTGGAGGTCGCACTGCGGGCGGCGGCCTGA
- a CDS encoding diacylglycerol/lipid kinase family protein encodes MDAGQDRRPSGGDGGLRSAVVVNPTKVDDLDELRRTVNDALAAAGWPEPQWHETTVDDPGRGQTEQAIKAGVDLVFACGGDGTVMSCVSALVGTEVALAVLPQGTGNLLAANLGLSTDLAAGLQVAVERGRRLLDVGAVEDQYFTVMAGMGFDAQMLAATSETTKARIGWPAYVMGAARHLRDRPMRVQIRIDDRPPVRRRARSVLIANVGRLQGGVTLLNEAEPDDGWLDVAVLTPRNLRHWLALGWAVIRRSGRVPQMEVFRGRRVVVTSNRAQPRELDGDLIAPGRQLRADIRPRSLWLCVPQPEDAPDLAVDAQGAGERGEQLIEEARRE; translated from the coding sequence GTGGATGCTGGACAGGACAGGCGGCCCTCGGGCGGCGACGGTGGGCTGCGCTCCGCCGTGGTGGTCAACCCGACGAAGGTCGACGATCTCGACGAGCTGCGTCGCACCGTGAACGACGCTCTCGCCGCGGCCGGCTGGCCCGAGCCGCAGTGGCACGAGACCACCGTCGACGACCCGGGCCGCGGCCAGACCGAGCAGGCGATCAAGGCCGGCGTCGACCTGGTCTTCGCCTGCGGCGGCGACGGCACCGTGATGTCCTGCGTCAGCGCGCTGGTCGGCACCGAGGTGGCCCTCGCGGTGCTGCCGCAGGGCACCGGCAACCTGCTCGCCGCCAACCTCGGTCTCTCCACCGACCTGGCCGCCGGGCTGCAGGTCGCCGTCGAGCGGGGCCGACGGCTGCTCGACGTCGGCGCCGTCGAGGACCAGTACTTCACCGTGATGGCCGGCATGGGCTTCGACGCCCAGATGCTCGCCGCCACCTCCGAGACCACCAAGGCCCGCATCGGCTGGCCGGCGTACGTCATGGGCGCCGCGCGCCACCTCCGGGACCGGCCGATGCGGGTGCAGATCCGCATCGACGACCGCCCGCCGGTGCGCCGCCGGGCCCGTTCGGTCCTGATCGCCAACGTCGGCCGGCTCCAGGGCGGGGTGACCCTGCTCAACGAGGCCGAGCCGGACGACGGCTGGCTCGACGTCGCCGTGCTCACCCCGCGCAACCTGCGGCACTGGCTCGCGCTCGGTTGGGCGGTCATCCGCCGCAGCGGTCGGGTGCCACAGATGGAGGTATTCCGGGGACGACGCGTCGTGGTCACCAGCAACCGGGCCCAACCCAGGGAGCTGGACGGCGACCTCATCGCCCCGGGCCGGCAACTACGGGCCGACATCCGGCCCCGGTCGCTCTGGCTCTGCGTCCCCCAACCCGAGGACGCACCCGACCTGGCCGTCGATGCGCAAGGCGCCGGAGAGCGGGGCGAGCAGCTGATCGAGGAGGCGCGCCGTGAGTAG